The sequence GAGCGCGTCGGCAACGGCAAGGGACCGAGCTGCGACATCGCCGTCGACCCGATCGACGGCACGTCGCTGACGGCCGCCGGCCGGCAGAACGCGCTGTCGGTCATCGCGGTCGCCGATCGGGGCACCATGCTCGATGCGTCGAGCGTCTTCTACATGGACAAGATCGTGACGGATGCCTCGGGCCGAGGCGTCGTCGACATCAGGAAGCCGATCGGTGAGAACCTGCGCGCGCTGGCGGCGGCGAAGGGCAAGGACGTCGGCGAGCTCCGGGTCGCGGTGCTGAACCGGCCCCGCCACGAGCAGCTGATCGCCGACATCCGCGAGGCGGGTGCCGGAACCCGGCTCATCAGCGACGGCGACGTCGCCGGTGGCATCAATGCCGCCCGCTACGAGTCCCGTATCGACATGTGCGTGGGCATCGGCGGCAGCCCCGAGGGCATCACCACGGCGTGCGCCATCAAGGCGCTCGGCGGCTTCATGCAGGGCCGGCTGGCGCCGAAGGACGACGCGGAGCGCGCTCGCGGCGAGGCTGCGGGGCTCGACTGCGACCGGGTGTACGAGCTCGACGACCTCGTGCGCAGCGACAACACCTTCTTCGTCGCCACCGGCGTGACCGACGGTGAGCTCGTCGACGGGGTGCGCAAGAAGGGCCCGATCATCCGCACCGAGAGCATCGTGCTGCGCGGTCGTTCCGGGACGATCCGCCGTGTGATCGCCGATCACCTCGCGGAGAAGTGGCTCGACGAAGCCGACCGCTGAGCTGCGGCGCGCTCGCGCGCTGCGGCGCGCTCGTGCGCTGCGTGTGGGCTCGTGCGCGCTTCGATCTGATCCCTGCTCAGGAAGAATGCGGCGACTCGCCGGGCCGGAGGCTCCCCGGGGCGGCGTGTCGGCTGCCTGTTCCTGAGCAGGGATGCTCGCGGCGATGCGGCCCGACCGGCCGGCCGGCCAACGTAGTTGTGCGCCGGCGGCGACGAGCCGCATGTCGGTGTGCAGGAAGCCGGTGTGCAGGAAGCCGGTGTGCAGAGGCCGGTGTGCAGAGGCCGGTGTGCAGAAATGAGTGGATGTCAGGGGTCTCCGCGAGAATGGTTCGGTGATCGACGCAGACCGGCTGCCCCGTGCGCTGAAACCGTTCGCCTCCGGGCAGTACCGGCTGCTCGTGGGCGCGCTCGCGGCGTCGCTGCTGTCCGCCGGAGCCTGGCTCGTCGCGGCCGTGTGGCAGGTCGTCGAGCTCGGTGGGTCGCCGATCGACCTGTCGTTCGTCGCGGTCGGTTCGAGCCTCGGGCTCGTGCTCGCGGTGCTCATCGGCGGCGTCGTTGCCGACCGAGTCCCGCAGCGACGCATCCTGATCGTGGTCGAGATCGTGCGCGGCATCGCGTTCGCGGTGGCGGCCGTGCTCGCGGGCACGGGAGTCATCGAGGTCTGGCACATCGCCGCCCTCTCGTTCGTGTTCGGGCTGGCTGACGGGTTCTTCTACCCGGCGTACTCGGCCTGGCTGCCCGCCATCCTGCCTGCCGAGCAGCTGCTTGCGGCGAACGGCGTCGAAGGGGTGCTCCGGCCCGCGGTCATGCAGGCCGCGGGGCCGGCCGTCGCGAGCGCGCTCATCGCGATCCAGGCGCCGTGGCTCGCCTTCGCCGTGGTGGCCGTGCTACAGGGCGTCGCCGTCGTCGTGCTCGCGCTCATGCGCACGACCGCCGTGCGCCGCGACCTCGAAGGGCTCGACACGCACCCGGTGCGCCAGGCGTTCATCGATCTCCGCGACGGGTTCTCCTATCTGCTCAAGACACGCTGGCTGTTCGCCACGCTGGTGTTCTCGATCGTCCTGGTGTTCCTCATCATGGGGCCGATCGAGGTGCTGCTGCCGTTCGCGGTGAAAGATCAGACCGGGGGTGGGGCGGGCGCGTTCGCGTTGGCGTTGGCCGCCTTCGGCCTCGGGGGAGCGGTCGGCTCGCTCGCGGTCGCCTCCCGGCCGCTGCCGCGCCGCTATCTGACGCTCATGATCCTCGCGTGGGGCGTGGGCTGCGTGCCGCTCGCGATCATCGGGTTCACTTCGTGGCTGTGGGTCATGGTGATCGCGCTGTTCATCGTCGGGGTGCTGTTCGACGGCGCCCAGGTCGTGTGGGGCACACTGCTGCAGCGGCGAGTGCCGCCGTCGATGCTCGGGCGCGTGTCGAGCCTCGACTTCTTCGTCTCGCTTGCCCTGATGCCGATCTCGATGGCGGTGGCGGGCCCGGTCGGTGAGGCGATCGGGCTCGCGCCGGCGTTCCTCATCGCCGGACTCGTGCCGCCCGTACTCGCGATCGTGACGCTGGCTGTGGCCAAGCTCGGCGCCGACGAGCTCGCGCACCCGCTCGACAGCGCGCCGCCCGACCCGACGATCGTCACGGGCGCCGAGGCCGCGGCCGGATTCCAGGCGCCCGCCGACGAGCCGCACCCGCCCGTCGAAGATCGCTGACCTGCCCGGGCGCGATCGCACTCCGTCCCGCGGGGCGCGATCGCGGCTCCATCCCGCTGAGCGTGGCCGGGCCACGCGCGCGACGATCAGCGCCCACCGCATCTGCTGCGGAACCGTGCGCCGCCCGACACGGATTCCGGGCCGGGCGGCACACGTGGAGTGCGCAGCGCGTGATGGCGGCCGAGTGGAGATGGGGGGGAATCGAACCCCCGTCCGCTGCCGTGAGTCGGCGTCTTCTCCGGGTGCAGCCGGTGTGCGTGAGTTGCTCGGTCCTGGAGCGCGCCACCGGCAGCAATCTCCAACGAACCCAGTCTCAGCATTCGTCCTTCTGATGCGCTGAGACACCGCATCGAAGCAAGCTCTCTCACTGACGCCAGAACCGGATCGAGAGCGTCTCCGGACTGACGGTTCCTACCGGAGCCGGTGACTAGGCCGCGAGGCCGTAGTTCTGCTGCGAAGGAACAGAGCTGATCTTCTCGGCACCTATGTGGCGCCGGGTGCGTTCACGAGATGACCCGGCATCCTCGACCCGCTTCCCGCCGGTTCGCCGTCACCGTCGGAACCGATCATCCCCATGAAGTGGGCCACCATCACGCACTGTGCAATTTCCAATCGCTGCCTAAGCAGGTGAATATGAGCATGCGATCAGCGGGGGATCGCGTTGGAGGTCGGATTTCGTGTCGGAGGTCGAGAACGTTCGACCTCCGACACGAAATCCGACCTCCAACGCGCGCGGCCTGGGGCTGCGGCGCGAGACGGTTCAGGCCTTGATGACGCTGAGGACGTTGCCGGCCGGGTCGCGGAACCAGGCGATGTCGGGGCCCATGCCGGCCGCCTCCCCATGCATGATGCCGCGCTCGTCGGTGCCGTAGTCGTTCGGCGACTCGTAGATCTTGGTGATCACGCCCGCAGCATTGAGCTCGTCGACGGCCGCGTCGAGGTCGTCGACGACGAAGTTCAGGATCGTGAACGAGGCCGGCGTGTGCTCGTCCTTCGGGTAGACGAACACGTGCTGGCCGGATGGCAGCGTGAGCCGCAGCCCGCCCATCTCGTCGGCGACGTCGAGCCCGATCGCCTCGCCGTAGAACCGTCGTGCCGCCTCCACGTCGTCGACGCTGAATCCCTGGAACGCATCCCTCATCGTCACCATCTGATCCACCCCTCTCCAACCAACCGCGTGCGAAGTCGAAAACTGGGTTGACAGGCTTCTCTGCACGCCGCCAACCCACTTCCGGACTTCCAACGCGAGTCGCGGCGCCAGCCGCCGCCGCCGCTGCTGGACGCCAGCATCGCAGACCGTCGCGTTGTCGTCGAGGGTGCGAACGGCGTCGCGCGAATGAGGACATTCGCCCCTGACGCGCAGGACGTCGCAACCGAGAGGCTGGCGACGCCGGCGCATCGGCGGCGATCACCATTCACCCGACGAGAGGGCATCATGTCCACCGAAGCTCAGAGGTCCACGGCAGGCGAGCAGGCGACGACGGTTGTCGCCGGGCGCCGTCGCCCGACCCGCACGTGGGCCGCAGCGGGCATCGCCGCCGCCGTCCTGTCATTCGCGAGTGTCTTCCTGTCGATGATGCTCTCGCCCGAGTACATTCCCGGATCGGTCATCACGGCGGCGGACATCGATGCGGGGTTGCAAGCGAAGCTGCCGGTGTTGATCGCGTTCCACATCGTCACGGCCGCCTCGGCACTCCTGGTGGTCGTGTTCGCTGCCGGCCTGCATCGACGGCTCGCGACGCCCCTGCCGGATCGGTCGACGGTTCCCTTGATCGCGTTCGCGGGGCTCCTGCTCGTGGCCGTGTCGCAGCTCCTCGGCTCAGGGCTCGACACCGAGTTCCTGTTCGGCATCGGCGACACCGCGATCAACCTGCCGAGCGACATCGGCTTCTACTCGCACTGGATCGCCACTATTCCGTGGCTGTGGGCGGGCGCCGGGCTCGCTGCGCTCGCGATCGCCGTCGCACGCCGCGAAGGCGCGGTGCCCGCGTGGCTGGGAGTCACGAGTCTCGTGCTCGGCGCGCTCACCGTGCTGATCGCCCTGTCGCCGTTGCAGTACATGGCCGCCGGCCCCGGCATCCTCTGGCTGCTCGTCGTCTCGATCGGCTTCATGACCGAGCCGCGGCTCACCCGCGCCTGAGTCGCGCGAGACGCTCGAGCGAGATCGGCTCGAGCGAGATCGGCTCGCGCGAGGCCGGGCGGCCTAGATCGAGCGGATCTCGGGGTCGATGTCGGCGAGGAGGAACCCGTCGACCTCCGCCTCAGCCTCGACCTCCGCCTCGATTTCGACGTCGACCTCCGCCTCGACCTCCGCCGCGGCGTCGGGCCCCGCGGCAGCGGGCTCGACCGCCGCGGCGGCCGTGAACTCATATGCGGCGAGCTCGCGGGGGCTCTCTTCGATGCCCTCGAGGGTCGCGAGCACCTTCGTCTCGTCGAGCGCCTTGAGCTTGCGTGCGGTCGGCAGGACGCGGGTCTCGAGCGAGCCCACGAACGCGTTGTAGTCCTTCACGCTGCGTTCGATCGTGCGACCGAGCTTCTCGATCTGGCCTGCGGTCGTGGACAGACGAGAGTAGAGCTCGCGGCTGAGGTCGAAGAGCGTCTTCGCCTCTTTCGTGAGCACATCCTGCTGCCAGCTGAACGCGACGGTCTTGAGCACCGACCAGAGCGTGACGGGCGAGGCGAGGGCGACGCGCTTGGCGAAGGCGTACTCGAGCAGCGAGGGGTCGGCCTCGAGCGCGCTGGAGATCAGCGACTCGCTCGGGATGAACGCGATGACCATCTCGGGGGAGGCGCCGAGCCCTGCCCAGTAGGTCTTGCCGCCGAGTGCCGTGATGTGGTCGCGGACCGCCTTCACGTGGCTCTTCATGAGCCGTTCGCGCTCCGCACCCTCGGCGCCCGTCGCCATCACGGGGATCTGGCTGGCCTCGAGGTACGCGTTGAACGGTACCTTGGCGTCGACCGCGATGTGCTTGCCGCCCGGCAGGTGGATGACCATGTCGGGGCGGCCGGCGCCAGCGTCGGTCGTGATCGAGTGCTGGGTGTCGAAATCGACGCGTTCGAGCAGACCGGCTGCCTCGACGACGCTCCGGAGCTGGGTCTCGCCCCACACGCCGCGCGTGCTGTTCGAACGCAGCGCAGAGGCGAGCGACTCGGCGGTGGAGCGAAGACGCTCCTCGTTCTCGGCCGCGATCTTGAGCTGCTGGCTCAGCTCACCGTGCTGCTGGTGGCGCTGCGTCTCGAGCGCGGAGACCTTCGACTGCATGTCGGTGAGGGTCTGCTTGACCGGCGCGAGCGCCTGCAGCACTTTGCTCTCGGCGGCCTCTCGCTGCTCGCGCTCCCGAATCTCGTCGCGTTGACGCTCGACGATCTCGCGGTACTGGGCCCGGGCGGTCTCGATCTGCTCACGCAGACCGCCGGCCGTCGCCTCGATCGATGCGAGCTCGGCCCTGAGCTCGGCCTGCACGCGCCGCTCATCGGCCTGCAGTCGCGCCTGCTCGGCGGCATGGCTCGCGCGCAGGTCGGCCTGCTCGGCGGCGGCGGCGGCCTGCAGGGCGGCGATCTCGGCCAGGTGCCGTGCTTCGACGAGCGCGGGGTCTTCCGCGGGCTCGGCGGGCGCGGTCGCCTCGGTGGCGCGACGCGACAGCACGAACCAGGTGCCGAGCGCGCCGATCGCGAGCCCGAGCACGACGCCGATGACCAGCAGCAGGATCTCCATGCCCGAAAGTGTCGCAGGCCCCGCCGACATCGGCGGCGAGGTCGCTCGGCGAGCGGGATTCCCGGCCCGTGGGTCGCGTCGTCTCCGCCTTACTGCAGCGCCATCGGCCCGTGGGCCGCGGCCTGCTCGCGACGGGCGACCGGCCCCAGTGCACCGACCCGCACGGCTGTGACCTTCGCGAGCCCGGCGAGGTCCACGGCCCCGTGTCGCTTCGCAGCGTGGCTGACGATCGCCGCGCACGCCAGCGCGTCGTCGAGCGCGTTGTGGTGCGCGAAGTCCTCGAAGCCCGCGGCCATGGCCGCGACCGGCAACCGGTACGACTCGAGGTGATACGTCTTCCGCGCGACCTGCAGGCTGCACACGTACGAGTGGTTCGGCACCTCGAGCGCGAACACCTCGGTCGTCTTCGCGATGACGCCCATGTCGAACCCGGCGTTGTGTGCGACCAGCCAGTCCTCCTCCGCGAACTCACGGAACGCGGGCAATTGCTCGGCCCAGGTCGGCGCGTCGAGGATCATGCTGCGGGTGATGCCGTGGATGCGTACATTCCACTCGTTGAACTCATCGTGCGGGAACGGCGGCTGCAGCAGCCAGTAGGCCCGGTCGACCACGCGACCGTCGCGCACCTTCACGAGTCCGACCGAGCACGCGGAGGCGCCCGACGAATTGGCGGTCTCGAAATCGATCGCGGTGAAGTCCACTGGCACGCCGAGCATCGTCGCACGTGCCGCCGACGGTTGACGGATGCCTCGCCGCGGGCGTGGAATGGCGTCAGCGAATCATCCTCGACGCGAAGCATCCGTCTGCATCGCGAGGCGTGTGCCTCCTGTGCGAGGCATCCGTTCGAAAGGCAGGCGATCCGTGACCGACGCACCCGACGCGCCCGTCGTGCCCGACCCGTCCGACCCGCGGACCCAGCAGACGGCGCGCTCGTTCGGCGGCGCGGCATCCGTCTATCAGGCCTCGCGGCCGGGCTACCCGGTCGAGGCCGTCGCCTGGCTCGTCGGCGATGCCGTGACGGTGCTCGACCTCGGCGCCGGCACCGGAAAGCTCACCGAGGCGCTGGTCGCGCTCGACCGCGACGTCATCGCGGTCGACCCGGTCGAGGAGATGCTCGAGGAGCTCGAGGTCCGCGTGCCGGGAGTGCCGCGCATCCTGGGCGTCGCCGAGGAGATCCCGCTCGATGACGACTCGGTCGACGCCGTGGTGGCCGGCCAGGCGTGGCACTGGTTCCAATCCGAGCGTGCGCTCCCCGAGATCGCCCGAGTGCTCCGCCCGGGCGGCACCCTCGGCCTCGTCTGGAACAGCCGCGACAGCCGTGAAGGATGGGTGCGCGAAGCGGGCGAACTGATGCACGAGCGCTACGACGCGAGCACCACCTATGCGTCGACGGTGCGCGTCGGGCCGCCGTTCGGTCGCGTCGAGGAGCATCGGGTCGAGTGGGTGCAGCGGATGACGCGCGCGACCTTCCTCGATCTCGTGCGGTCGCGCTCGCACTATCTGACGGCATCGCCGGACGACCAGCGTGAGACCATCGCCGCCGTCGAGACGCTGCTGCTCACGCACCCCGACCTCGCGGGCGCCGCCGAGCTCGCCGTCCCGTATGTGACGCACTGCTTCCGCAGCCGGCTCGAGGGCTGATTCGCCCGATCGGGCGCGGACTGCCAGGTGCACCCCGGTACGATGGACGCCCGTGGCACTCACCATCGGAATCGTCGGTCTCCCGAACGTCGGCAAGTCGACCCTGTTCAACGCGCTCACCAAGAACCAGGTGCTCGCGGCCAACTACCCGTTCGCGACGATCGAGCCGAACATCGGCGTGGTGAACCTGCCCGACCCGCGGCTCGAGACGCTCGCCGGCATCTTCGGGTCCGAGCGCATCCTGCCGGCGGCGGTGTCGTTCGTCGACATCGCGGGCATCGTGCGCGGGGCGTCCGAAGGCGAGGGCCTCGGCAACAAGTTCCTCGCGAACATCCGCGAGGCCGACGCGATCGCGCAGGTCGTGCGAGGGTTCGAGGACTCCGACGTCGTGCACGTCGACGGCGCGGTCGACCCGAAGTCCGACATGGAGACCATCAACACCGAGCTCATCCTCGCCGACCTCGAGACGCTCGAGCGCGCCATCGCGCGGTACGAGAAGGAGGTCAAGGGCCGGAAGCTCGACCCGTCGGTGCTCGCGGCCGCCAAGGAGGCGCTCGAGGCGTTGCAGGCCGGCACACCGTTGTCCGCGGCATCCGTCGACCTCGAGCCGATCAAGGAGCTCGGTCTGCTCACCGCGAAGCCCTTCATCTACGTCTTCAACGTCGATGAGGCGGTGCTGACGGATGCCTCCCGCAAGGCGGAGCTCGCCGCGCTCGTCGCCCCTGCCGAGGCCGTGTTCCTCGACGCGAAGATCGAGTCGGAGCTCATCGACCTCGACGCCGCCGACGCGGCCGAGCTGCTGGCGTCGACCGGCCAGGAGGAGTCGGGTCTCGACCAGCTCGCGCGCGTCGGCTTCGACACCCTCGGCCTGCAGACCTACCTCACCGCGGGCCCGAAGGAGTCGCGCGCCTGGACCATCCCGAAGGGCGCCAAGGCGCCCCAGGCGGCCGGCGTGATCCACACCGACTTCGAGCGCGGGTTCATCAAGGCCGAGGTCATCTCGTTCGAGGACCTCGTGGCGACGGGATCCGTGGCCGAAGCGCGCGCCAAGGGCAAAGCCCGCATGGAGGGCAAGGACTACGTCATGCAGGACGGCGACGTGGTGGAGTTCCGCTTCAACGTGTGAGTCGGGAGCGGGCGAGCGCGAAGTCCAGCGGGTGGCGTGATCGTTCAGGTATGCCAGAGGCCGAGCGCGGCTCCCAGGGCACCGATCCACAGAAGTCCGATCCCGCTCGAGACCAGCACCAGGACGACGCCCGCCAGGTATCGTCCTACCGCGGAGTAGGAACCGCCCCGATCTTCGATGATCTGGCCCGCGACCTGCTCGAACGGTCGCTCGTGCCACCTCCCCGTGCCCAGAACGAGGAGGACGCGGAATCGTCGGTCGCGAAGCGCGAGCACGAACGTCGAGTACCCGCGCCCCGGCAGGGTGACTCGAACCGCCCGAATGGATGCGATCTCAACGCGACGTCGGCCGAGAGCGGTTTTGCCCGCGAGCATGCGCCCGTCCGAATCCACCAGTGCCAGCGAGCTCACCGGCAAGAGGAGGAATGGCCAGGCGACTCCAAGGGCAACGAGGAACACGATGGTCACGTTGACGATCCAGTGTGATGGCAGGCCTGCCACCTGAGGGGATCCAGTCCAGACATCGTTCGTGAACCAGCACACCGCGGTGACGAGGAGGAACATCGCGAGGAATGTGCGCCCGACCACGAGGAGGACTCGTGCGATCTTCGTTCGCTTCGGCGGGAACGACGTCGGCGAGGTATCGGTCTCGGCGCCGGTTGTGTTGTGTCGAATCGGAGGCACGGCGAAAGGTCCCGGTCAGTCCGGGAGCGAGCTCGGACGGATGCTCGTCCGACTACCGACGAGATCGGTGTGGCCCCGTGGCTCGTTGTCCCGGCCGAGGGAGTCCATCTGATTGCGCACAGTCGGATCGTAGCGCGGGGGCGTCTGACCGTGCGCGGGACCGGATCTGACCGGGCATATGCGAGATTGGGCTGGTGCTCGCGCAGAGGTTTGGCAACTTCGAAGCTGTTGACGACGCGATCGATGACCTGGCGGAACGCGAATCGAACAGTGGTGATTCGCAGATTCCACTCGCGCGTCGGGCCTTGACTGAGAAGGTGCGTCGCATTGAGCAGGCCATCGGCGAAGGCATTAGCGAACATCGAATCCATGATCATGATTCACGACTGCATAATCCGCGGATCGTGGACGTTGGCTCAGCGCGAGAACTGACGTCGGGTGAGTTTGTGATGCCCGTTCACAACGTAACGTCGTGGAGTTCCGCTTCAACGTGTGATCTCGTCCTCGTCCTCCGCGACGACCCGTTCGAAGGCGTCGGGAAGCCGGAACCGCTGCGGCATGCGCCCGCTGAGGCCTGGTCCCGGCGCATCGATGAGGCGAACCGTCTGGTCTATGTGGTGAACGACGCCCACCTCGTGGTGCTGCAGGCGCGCTACCGCTCGTGTCCGCGTCAGCGCCCCTGACGCTTCTTGTACGGCTTCGGCTGGCCTTTCACGATCGGGGCGCGGCCCTTGCCCTTCGAGGCCTTCGCCTTGCCGCCGGCCTTCGCGGCGGGTTTCTCGGCGGGAGGGGGCGCCGCGGCGATCTCCCGCCTGGCCTCCTCGAGGAAGAGTGTTCCGACCTTGGTCAGCCGGGTTTCGCCGTGCCGCGTGACGAGCGGTTGCCCGATCTCGGTCTCGAGTTTCTCGATCGACGAGTAGAGGGAGGCGAGCGGGATGCCGAGGGCCTCTGCCGCCCGCGGGAAGTGCAATTCCTCGGCGACCGCGACGAAACGTCGAAGCAGGGTGATGTTCACGGGGCGCCTTTCGTCGGTTCGCGCGCATTGCGGCCGGTCTTCAGGCTACGTGAGCCAGGACTTCGACGGCACGGGGATCGAGCTGGTGAATCCATGGGGCGGATGACCCGTGCGGGTCACCGGTCGGATGTACGACGTGAATCGACGCACGCCGACGGCCCGCCCGCGAACGTGCGAGCGGTTCTGGTCGGTTACCGTTGCGACGAGCGGTGAGCGAGGGAGGGCGTCATGTCGTCGAGGTTCAGGATCGTGTTCTCGGCCGCCCAGGGCGCTGCCGACCTGTGGACGTACGGCGAGGACGCCCTGGTGGGCCGTGCAGAAGCGCTCGCCGACGACGAGCTGCCGGCGTTGTGGGCCCTGGCGGGGAGCTACTTCTCGCCCACTGCGGATCTTCCGCTGCACAGCAGCCTCTGGGCCGACAAAGCCCGCGCATTCGCGCTGATCACCTACTTCGAAGGTGCGCTTCGACCGCTCGCGAGAGAACGACGTCGACCGCGGAGCCGGATGCCGTCGCACCTCGCGAACGCCCAGCCCGTCCCGTCGACCTCCGAATGGATCGCACGAGCGCACGGGGCGTGATCACGACGCGACGGATGCTCCGGACAGGACGAGCGCCGGACACACCGCTCGTATCCCCGGCCTGCTCGGCCGCGACGCGGCCGAGGAAGCGTCCCGACGAGCGTCGCGGCCGGCGGTCGCCTGGTCCACCGGAGGCGGCCGCGGAACGGCGCCTGGCCGGGATGACCCGCCGCGACTCGCACCCGGCACGGAGACGGCCCTACACTTCGAGGTGCGAGTGCCCGCGTCGAGGGCGCGGCCGGTCGGCCGTTCTCGCGCTGGATGGGGGACGGGATGCGTCGGGGGACACCGCTGATCGCTGGAGTGGTCGCGCTCGCGATCGTGCTCGCCGGGGGACCCGCCGCGCACGCGGCCGTCGCAGAGGCGGGACCCGAACGCGCGGCTCGCGCCGCGCTGGGCGGCGGCGAAGCCACGGATGCTCCGGCGTCACCCTCGCCGGCACCGACCGAGTCGCCCGCTCCTGGCGAGTCATCCGCTCCTGGCGAGTCATCCGCGCCGGTCGAGACATCCGCTCCTGACGAGTCATCCGCGCCCGTCGAACCGACCGAACCGGTCGAAGCCACCAGGCCGCCTGCCGGGCCCGATGCGGTCCAGCCGCGGGCGCAGACCCAGGCCGGGCCCCAGGTCGAGCTGCAGGCGCAGACCGTGGTGACCCCGTTCCCGGGCGGCGCGCACCGGCTCGCGGGCGCCGACCGGTACGCCACCTCGGTGGAGATCTCGAAGCGGTTCGGCGCGAGCGTCCCGGTCGCCTACGTCGCGACCGGCGCGAACTTCCCGGATGCGCTCTCCGCAGCGGCGGCGGCGGCCAGCATCGGCGGGCCGCTCCTGCTCACGGGGCCCACGGCGTTGCCCGAGCTGGTCCGCGCCGAGCTCGTGCGGTTGAAGCCCACCGAGATCATCCTCGCCGGCGACGAGGCGAGTGTCGGCCCCGCCGTGTTCACCGCCCTCTCGGAGATCGCGCCGACCATCCGCCTCGGCGGTGCGAACCGGTTCGAGACCGCCGAGCTGCTGAACGCCGACGCGTTCCAGACCGCCGACCTGGCGTACATCGCCACCGGCTGGGGCTTCCCCGACGCGCTCGCGGCCTCAGCCGTGGCGGGCGCCCAGCGCGCACCCGTGTACCTCGTCGACGGGAACGCGGCGTCGGTGCGTGCCGAGACCCTCGCCGGACTGCACTCACTCGGCGTCAAGACCGTGCGGATCGCCGGCAGCACCCCCTCCGTGAGCGCCGGGATCGAGCAGCAGCTCGCGGCGTCGGGCTTCAGGGTGCACCGTGACGCCGGCGTCGACCGCTTCGAGACCGCGGTCGCGCTCAACGACGCCGTCTACGGCGGGCGCTC is a genomic window of Agromyces protaetiae containing:
- a CDS encoding cell wall-binding repeat-containing protein, with the protein product MRRGTPLIAGVVALAIVLAGGPAAHAAVAEAGPERAARAALGGGEATDAPASPSPAPTESPAPGESSAPGESSAPVETSAPDESSAPVEPTEPVEATRPPAGPDAVQPRAQTQAGPQVELQAQTVVTPFPGGAHRLAGADRYATSVEISKRFGASVPVAYVATGANFPDALSAAAAAASIGGPLLLTGPTALPELVRAELVRLKPTEIILAGDEASVGPAVFTALSEIAPTIRLGGANRFETAELLNADAFQTADLAYIATGWGFPDALAASAVAGAQRAPVYLVDGNAASVRAETLAGLHSLGVKTVRIAGSTPSVSAGIEQQLAASGFRVHRDAGVDRFETAVALNDAVYGGRSSIEQVFIATGVGFADALAGAALAGRLGAPLYLVRQECMPEPVSNSLLSLAADARVVLGSTPSVGHDAANGSLCIYWSKPADGRITDVFGPRTPICTPGGCTSSFHRGLDLGTGCGRPIRAASSGGVITAAPVGTFGNFIRVSHAGGVDTGYAHLQNGGILVNVGDYVRAGQVIGLSGATGAATGCHLHFEVYVNGTQVDPLPFMAARGIGF